In the genome of bacterium, one region contains:
- a CDS encoding FAD-dependent oxidoreductase, which translates to MKLVIIGGVAGGAASAARARRLSEDAEIILFERGEYISFANCGLPYCVGGEIKNRSMLLVATPQLFRQRFRIDVRLKSLVTSINRERKTVSVTGPDGGAYEESYDKLIISTGAEPARPPIPGIDSPQILSLRTIPDMDRIIEAIEKKNARKALVIGGGFIGLEMVENLKRRGLEVAVIEMLDQVMPPFDHEMAALIRNELENNNIAVWLNERVNAFEDTGGGVRVALQSGRTIDVDFVLLATGVVPEGELAGKSGLRMGIRGSIVVDDRMKTSDPDIYAVGDAVQVFRFADGSSTLIPLAGPAAKEARVAVNTIFGIDTRFRGVQGSSICRVFGITAACTGLNEKTLRSLAQPYGKVYVHPANHAGYYPGAYQMTLKVLYNKNTGVVLGAQCIGPDGIDKRIDVISMAIQAKMTIRDLSEAELCYAPPFGSSKDPVNFAGYVAVNDEDGVMPLTHWDQLDERNPDDFILLDTRTSMEYNGGHAPGAVNIPVDAIRNRLDELEPYRDREILIYCATGVRSHVAGCILKHHGFRAANISGGYRTYCQFHPKACTGETKIQELQESFCGTPRQ; encoded by the coding sequence ATGAAACTGGTAATTATAGGAGGTGTTGCCGGAGGCGCGGCTTCGGCAGCACGGGCGCGACGTCTCTCCGAGGATGCGGAAATTATACTGTTCGAGCGCGGAGAATACATTTCCTTTGCGAACTGCGGCCTGCCTTACTGTGTCGGCGGCGAGATCAAAAACCGGTCGATGCTCCTTGTCGCCACACCCCAGCTGTTCAGGCAGCGTTTTCGTATCGATGTCCGGCTTAAAAGCCTTGTAACATCGATCAACCGTGAAAGGAAGACAGTATCGGTGACCGGCCCCGACGGCGGAGCCTATGAGGAGTCATATGACAAACTCATCATATCCACAGGCGCAGAACCCGCCCGCCCACCGATTCCGGGTATCGACTCGCCGCAGATTCTGTCGCTCCGTACGATTCCGGATATGGACAGGATTATCGAGGCGATCGAGAAAAAAAACGCCCGAAAAGCCCTCGTGATAGGCGGCGGATTCATCGGCCTCGAAATGGTGGAAAATCTCAAGCGCCGCGGGCTCGAAGTCGCGGTGATCGAGATGCTCGACCAGGTCATGCCTCCGTTCGACCACGAAATGGCGGCGCTCATCCGCAACGAGCTTGAAAACAACAATATTGCGGTCTGGCTCAACGAGCGGGTGAATGCATTCGAAGATACCGGCGGTGGAGTGCGCGTTGCTCTTCAGAGCGGCAGAACGATCGATGTGGACTTCGTCCTTCTCGCCACAGGGGTCGTTCCCGAGGGCGAGCTCGCCGGGAAAAGCGGCCTGAGGATGGGGATAAGAGGCTCGATCGTCGTTGACGACCGCATGAAAACATCCGACCCCGATATTTACGCAGTGGGTGATGCGGTTCAGGTTTTCCGCTTTGCGGACGGCTCTTCGACGCTCATTCCCCTCGCGGGACCCGCCGCAAAGGAAGCCCGTGTGGCAGTGAATACTATTTTCGGTATCGACACCCGCTTCCGTGGCGTTCAGGGAAGCTCAATATGCCGTGTATTCGGCATTACCGCGGCCTGCACCGGTCTCAACGAAAAAACACTCCGGTCTCTCGCTCAGCCATACGGAAAAGTGTATGTCCACCCCGCGAACCATGCCGGTTATTATCCCGGTGCATACCAGATGACCCTCAAGGTGCTCTATAACAAAAATACCGGTGTGGTGCTCGGCGCCCAGTGCATAGGCCCGGATGGTATCGACAAACGGATCGATGTGATTTCCATGGCGATTCAGGCAAAAATGACCATACGCGATCTTTCCGAGGCGGAACTCTGCTATGCGCCACCGTTCGGATCATCGAAAGACCCCGTGAATTTTGCGGGATATGTGGCGGTTAATGACGAAGATGGCGTGATGCCCCTGACACACTGGGATCAACTGGACGAACGAAACCCGGACGATTTTATTCTCCTCGACACACGGACTTCCATGGAATACAACGGCGGTCATGCACCGGGTGCGGTCAATATTCCGGTCGATGCGATACGGAACCGCCTCGATGAGCTCGAACCGTACCGCGACCGTGAAATCCTCATTTACTGCGCGACGGGAGTCCGGTCGCATGTGGCAGGCTGTATTCTGAAACACCACGGATTCAGGGCTGCCAACATTTCCGGCGGGTACCGAACGTACTGCCAGTTCCACCCGAAAGCCTGTACCGGCGAGACAAAAATCCAGGAGCTTCAGGAAAGTTTTTGCGGAACTCCCCGTCAATGA
- the ptsP gene encoding phosphoenolpyruvate--protein phosphotransferase — MIFSEGSTVNPAAESEKGSHEFSGIAASPGIAIGKAHIYSSTDYWIEERDIAPGEIDAEKARFAAAVEKVIHDIKELKYKIQTRVGEKHAKIFEPHIMLLQDPELIKETNDLIETGKSAEFAFFRTTRKIIKAYKHANDDYLRERIADIQDILRRVYAKLVGKEYMHLASVEEPVIVIASNLTPSDTSNMHAGKIKAFVTDFGGITSHVTILARALQIPAVVGTKNASKTVRSGDIVIVDGENGMVYINPTVNTIEKFRKEQKQILINRQALADLKELPAVTTDGVRIGLYANIEFFEEVSAVLENGAEGVGLYRSEFLYLLSDKAPEEDEQFTAYFKVAEKLAPDPVVIRTFDLGGDKISHIIPTEPEQNPYLGWRAIRLSLSLRELFKVQLRAIVRASSLRNVKILFPMISSVDELDEALAVLDEAKKEIKSEGHDFNEDIPVGIMIEVPSAVMIAEHLAKKVDFFSIGTNDLIQYSVAVDRANDRIANLFDPFHPGIIKLIAMTVEAAHNAGIPVAVCGEMGGNPSAAILFTGLGIDELSMIPAYIPPIKRIIRLIRKEYAREIAEKVLKLETGTQVRELIAREIEKLNLTSL, encoded by the coding sequence ATGATTTTTTCGGAAGGATCGACGGTGAACCCGGCAGCGGAGTCAGAAAAAGGATCGCATGAATTTTCCGGTATCGCGGCATCTCCCGGTATTGCCATCGGGAAAGCCCATATCTATAGTTCCACAGACTACTGGATTGAAGAACGAGATATCGCGCCCGGTGAAATCGATGCGGAAAAAGCGCGTTTTGCAGCCGCAGTGGAAAAAGTCATTCACGATATCAAGGAGCTCAAGTATAAAATTCAGACCCGGGTGGGTGAAAAACACGCAAAAATTTTTGAACCCCACATAATGCTGCTTCAGGACCCGGAACTGATCAAGGAAACAAACGATCTCATCGAAACCGGCAAAAGCGCGGAATTTGCTTTTTTCAGAACGACCCGTAAAATCATCAAGGCATACAAACACGCCAACGACGATTACCTTCGTGAACGGATTGCCGATATTCAGGATATCCTGAGGCGCGTGTACGCGAAACTTGTCGGCAAGGAGTACATGCATCTTGCATCGGTCGAGGAGCCGGTAATCGTTATCGCCTCCAATCTCACCCCATCCGATACATCGAATATGCATGCAGGCAAGATCAAGGCGTTTGTGACCGACTTCGGAGGAATTACGTCCCATGTGACCATTCTTGCCCGGGCTCTCCAGATACCCGCCGTTGTCGGTACCAAGAACGCCTCCAAGACGGTCCGGTCTGGCGATATTGTCATCGTGGATGGCGAAAACGGTATGGTATATATCAATCCCACCGTCAACACCATCGAAAAATTCCGGAAAGAGCAGAAACAGATACTCATAAACCGTCAGGCTCTCGCCGATTTGAAAGAGCTTCCGGCCGTAACAACCGACGGAGTCCGGATCGGTCTGTATGCCAACATCGAATTCTTTGAAGAAGTCAGCGCCGTTCTGGAAAATGGTGCAGAGGGTGTTGGTCTCTACCGGAGCGAATTTCTCTATCTTCTGAGCGATAAAGCTCCTGAAGAGGACGAGCAGTTCACGGCATATTTCAAAGTTGCAGAAAAACTTGCGCCGGACCCGGTTGTTATCAGGACATTCGATCTCGGTGGCGATAAAATCTCCCATATAATCCCGACCGAACCCGAACAGAATCCGTACCTCGGATGGAGGGCAATCCGTCTGAGTCTTTCATTGAGGGAGCTCTTCAAGGTGCAGCTCAGGGCGATTGTCCGGGCTTCCTCACTCAGAAATGTCAAGATACTGTTCCCGATGATTTCCAGCGTCGATGAACTCGATGAGGCGCTGGCGGTACTCGATGAGGCAAAAAAGGAAATAAAGAGCGAAGGTCATGATTTCAATGAGGATATTCCGGTCGGAATCATGATCGAAGTACCTTCGGCTGTGATGATTGCCGAACACCTGGCCAAAAAAGTCGATTTCTTCTCGATAGGCACAAACGATCTGATTCAGTATTCTGTAGCCGTCGACCGCGCGAACGACCGTATCGCGAATCTTTTCGATCCGTTTCATCCCGGTATTATCAAGCTCATAGCAATGACCGTCGAGGCCGCACACAATGCAGGCATCCCGGTCGCCGTGTGCGGTGAAATGGGCGGGAACCCGTCTGCCGCCATCCTGTTTACAGGTCTCGGAATAGACGAGCTTTCCATGATACCGGCATACATCCCTCCGATTAAACGAATAATCAGATTAATACGAAAGGAATATGCCCGTGAAATTGCCGAAAAAGTCCTGAAACTGGAAACAGGCACCCAGGTGAGAGAACTTATTGCACGAGAAATAGAAAAATTAAATCTGACTTCACTATAA
- a CDS encoding PTS sugar transporter subunit IIC: MDTFAILVLFAGIVAMDTTSGPQLLISEPVVSCSLAGFIFGMPEAGLKMGILFQLFWLGYMPLGAARLTDGNMAAFISSASLLWASRISGPESRILESGIIPAVLFSILVGFIGLHMTQGVRKLNGIRNDATRQRLENGEPASITCTHFRGIGSSFIRGMFMGIVLIPSGAAVFGTIRFLPPKAVDALVRASFLIWGAVFASAIIFFWFKGIKRYFILGSVCGILWIMYLVLQKG, encoded by the coding sequence ATGGATACATTCGCGATTCTGGTTCTTTTCGCCGGTATTGTCGCCATGGATACCACGAGCGGCCCCCAGCTTCTCATTTCGGAACCGGTCGTTTCCTGTTCCCTCGCGGGTTTCATTTTCGGCATGCCCGAGGCCGGTCTCAAGATGGGTATTCTGTTCCAGCTCTTCTGGCTCGGGTATATGCCGCTTGGGGCGGCGCGCCTGACAGACGGGAATATGGCGGCATTCATATCGTCCGCTTCGCTGTTGTGGGCATCGCGGATTTCAGGGCCGGAATCCCGTATTCTCGAATCGGGAATTATTCCCGCGGTACTGTTCAGCATACTTGTCGGTTTTATCGGGCTCCACATGACACAGGGAGTCCGGAAACTGAACGGTATACGGAACGACGCAACCCGTCAGCGGCTCGAAAACGGGGAACCGGCTTCGATTACCTGTACCCACTTTCGGGGGATCGGCTCCTCGTTCATCCGGGGCATGTTCATGGGCATTGTTCTCATTCCGTCCGGGGCGGCGGTGTTCGGAACCATTCGTTTCCTGCCCCCCAAAGCTGTGGATGCCCTTGTCCGGGCATCTTTTCTCATCTGGGGAGCTGTATTCGCATCGGCAATTATTTTTTTCTGGTTTAAAGGTATAAAGAGGTATTTCATTCTCGGTTCAGTCTGTGGTATATTATGGATAATGTATCTCGTTCTACAAAAAGGTTGA
- the metK gene encoding methionine adenosyltransferase → MKGNYTFTSESVSEGHPDKVSDRISDSVLDAAMAQDLMSRVACETLCTTGLIIISGEITTKADIKYADVARQACRDIGYTDSDIGFNADNCGILVSIHPQSPDISQGITEGEGLFKEQGAGDQGMMFGFACDETPELMPMPIQLAHQLMFRLAKLRKAGDLPYIKPDSKSQVTITYKNGKPVHVNAVIVSTQHSPDVSLEKIRKDMEIMVIREVIPSGLIDGKTKIYVNPTGRFVVGGPHGDTGLTGRKIIVDSYGGMARHGGGAFSGKDCTKVDRSAAYAARYAAKNVVAAGLAEKCELAVSYAIGVAEPTSVNVDTFGTGKVDDSALCKAIHETFDLTPKGIIDMLNLRRPIYAKTSAYGHFGRNDPDFTWEKTDKADELRKALKL, encoded by the coding sequence ATGAAAGGGAACTACACGTTTACATCCGAATCTGTTTCAGAAGGCCACCCCGATAAAGTGAGCGACCGTATATCCGACAGCGTCCTCGACGCCGCTATGGCGCAGGACCTGATGAGCCGCGTCGCCTGCGAAACACTCTGTACGACAGGTCTCATCATCATATCCGGTGAAATCACGACAAAAGCCGATATCAAATACGCCGATGTAGCCCGTCAGGCATGCAGGGACATCGGATACACCGATTCCGATATCGGATTCAACGCCGATAACTGCGGAATACTCGTGTCGATACATCCGCAGTCACCCGATATCTCGCAGGGAATCACCGAGGGAGAGGGATTGTTCAAGGAACAGGGCGCGGGCGACCAGGGAATGATGTTCGGATTTGCCTGCGATGAGACACCCGAGCTCATGCCCATGCCGATACAGCTTGCCCATCAGCTCATGTTCAGACTCGCTAAACTGAGAAAAGCCGGAGATCTCCCCTACATCAAGCCCGATTCAAAATCGCAGGTCACCATTACGTACAAAAACGGCAAACCCGTCCATGTGAATGCGGTAATCGTTTCCACCCAGCACAGCCCCGATGTCTCGCTCGAAAAGATACGGAAGGACATGGAGATCATGGTGATACGGGAGGTCATCCCTTCCGGCCTCATTGACGGCAAAACGAAAATATATGTCAACCCGACCGGACGGTTTGTTGTCGGTGGACCTCATGGCGATACGGGACTCACCGGACGTAAAATCATTGTCGATTCCTATGGCGGAATGGCCCGTCACGGCGGCGGCGCATTTTCCGGCAAGGACTGCACCAAGGTTGACCGTTCCGCGGCTTATGCAGCCCGTTACGCCGCAAAAAATGTCGTTGCGGCCGGTCTTGCGGAGAAATGCGAGCTCGCCGTTTCATATGCCATCGGAGTTGCAGAACCCACGAGCGTCAATGTCGATACATTCGGCACGGGAAAAGTGGATGACAGCGCTCTGTGCAAAGCCATCCATGAGACTTTCGACCTCACTCCGAAGGGGATTATCGACATGTTGAACCTGCGCCGTCCGATTTATGCAAAAACATCGGCATACGGTCATTTTGGCCGTAACGATCCCGATTTCACCTGGGAAAAAACTGACAAGGCCGATGAACTGAGAAAAGCACTTAAATTATGA
- a CDS encoding HPr family phosphocarrier protein yields the protein MTDTVKVINKLGVHARPAAMLVQRASKFSSKIEIEYDGTKINAKSIMGVMMLAAACGSELKIIADGDDALESIEGIKALIASKFDEE from the coding sequence ATCACAGATACCGTGAAAGTAATCAACAAACTGGGAGTCCATGCTCGCCCGGCTGCCATGCTTGTCCAGAGGGCATCGAAATTTTCCTCTAAAATCGAGATCGAATACGACGGCACTAAGATCAATGCCAAATCGATAATGGGTGTCATGATGCTTGCAGCCGCATGCGGCAGCGAATTAAAGATCATTGCGGATGGTGATGATGCGCTTGAATCCATTGAGGGAATAAAAGCCCTTATTGCCAGTAAATTCGACGAGGAATGA
- a CDS encoding PTS system mannose/fructose/sorbose family transporter subunit IID, whose amino-acid sequence MDNVSRSTKRLNFLTLLNIYLRSFFFQGSFSIKDRQNMGFAFCLDPAGRILCKDQLHHNAFRFRHSEHFNCNPFMVTLLLGAVANMEERLLLGDGVTVEDISRFKQSVGQATGAVGDRFFWRTLRPFGLLMGLLAVMYFGLWGIPVFLAVFNIPTVLLKWHWLTTGYRLGPKAVIEITNHRLDHVSKIMANIGGVVLAFLAVVFLTWDDYRLSFLSVGTLIIFSVSMLLFKRKISHSVVFPLAAFLAVILGIVIDTVTR is encoded by the coding sequence ATGGATAATGTATCTCGTTCTACAAAAAGGTTGAATTTTCTGACACTTTTAAATATATACCTGAGAAGCTTCTTTTTTCAGGGTTCGTTTTCGATAAAAGACCGTCAGAACATGGGCTTTGCTTTTTGTTTAGATCCGGCCGGACGTATTCTGTGCAAAGACCAGTTGCATCATAACGCGTTTCGTTTCCGGCATTCGGAACACTTCAACTGTAATCCGTTCATGGTGACGCTTCTTTTGGGAGCTGTTGCCAATATGGAAGAGCGTCTGCTCCTCGGTGACGGTGTAACGGTTGAAGACATATCGCGTTTCAAACAATCGGTCGGCCAGGCCACAGGCGCTGTCGGAGACCGTTTTTTCTGGAGAACGCTCAGACCGTTCGGTCTCCTTATGGGATTGCTGGCGGTCATGTATTTCGGTCTCTGGGGCATCCCGGTTTTTCTGGCGGTTTTCAATATCCCGACTGTGCTCCTGAAATGGCACTGGCTTACAACCGGATACAGACTCGGCCCCAAGGCTGTCATTGAAATTACCAATCATCGTCTCGACCATGTTTCAAAAATCATGGCGAATATAGGCGGTGTTGTTCTTGCATTTCTCGCCGTCGTGTTTCTGACATGGGACGATTATCGGTTGAGCTTTCTTTCTGTGGGAACATTGATTATTTTTTCAGTGAGCATGCTGTTGTTCAAACGGAAGATTTCACATTCCGTCGTTTTCCCTCTGGCCGCCTTTCTGGCGGTTATTCTGGGCATAGTCATCGATACTGTTACCCGGTGA
- a CDS encoding valine--tRNA ligase, producing the protein MDKMYDHKAVEAQWKEFWEKNHFSHAEPNEGKASYSLVIPPPNVTAVLHVGHALNNTIQDILTRFKRMQGYVTEWMPGTDHAGIATQNVVERKLLAERGKTRHDLGREAFIEEMWKFREETGGTIIEQLKYLGCSCDWDRERFTMDEGLSKAVTEVFVRLYEKGLVYRGKYIINWCPRCHTALSDEEAEHEELQSHLWYIRYPLKGDSGGITVATTRPETMLGDVAVAVNPTDERYLGLIGKTLILPLVEREIPVIADDFVDPGFGTGAVKVTPAHDPNDFEIGLRHKLEPIVVMNGDGTMNGMAGADYDGLPREQAREKVIADLRERGLLVKIENHTHSVGHCYRCHTITEPYLSTQWFVRMKELARPAIEVVKDGRVTFHPDRWTKVYLNWMENIRDWCISRQLWWGHRIPVYYCGSCDHVMVSREPVKVCTACGGTDIIRDPDVLDTWFSSWLWPFSTFGWPENTPELRAFYPTSTLSTAPEIIFFWVARMIMAGLEFMGDIPFSQVYLHGTVRDDLGRKMSKSLGNGVDPLEVIDTHGADALRFSIINITSQGQDVYISYTRKGEKQQKDHNTFDIGRNFSNKIWNAARLILTLAEGPIEPVDDVEPEIADRWILSKYNHTIKSITESLDAFRFNDAAHVIYDFIWHDFCDWYLEIIKPRVAQGGKDKAYVLGSAARILAGSMQLLHPVMPFITEEIWQRLTDALGVDKAPSIMVSRWPEAEDTLIDLSAEEHMESVKSLITVIRTIRNEMNVPLGQKADVIVAPADDTLKSVFFDNRAYILDLAKVGNLRLDSTAARPPKSAAGISEKNEVFVLLEGLIDIGFERTRLEKEINRRSTFIRSIENKLRNEGFLSKAPQEVIQQERRKLEDSREELKKLEVNLASLGD; encoded by the coding sequence ATGGACAAGATGTACGATCATAAGGCCGTCGAAGCGCAGTGGAAGGAGTTCTGGGAAAAAAACCATTTCAGTCATGCCGAGCCAAATGAGGGTAAAGCCTCGTATTCACTGGTTATTCCCCCTCCGAACGTAACCGCTGTTCTCCACGTCGGTCATGCCCTCAACAATACCATTCAGGATATTCTCACCCGTTTCAAGCGGATGCAGGGGTATGTGACGGAATGGATGCCGGGCACAGACCACGCCGGAATAGCCACTCAGAACGTTGTCGAGCGGAAACTCCTTGCCGAGCGGGGGAAAACCCGCCACGATCTCGGGCGGGAAGCTTTTATCGAGGAAATGTGGAAATTCAGGGAGGAAACCGGCGGCACCATTATCGAACAGCTCAAATACCTCGGATGCTCCTGCGACTGGGACCGTGAACGTTTCACCATGGACGAGGGCCTGTCGAAAGCGGTCACCGAGGTATTCGTACGGCTCTATGAAAAAGGACTCGTCTACCGCGGCAAATACATCATCAACTGGTGTCCGCGCTGCCATACCGCGCTTTCGGACGAGGAAGCGGAACACGAGGAGCTCCAAAGTCATCTCTGGTATATACGGTATCCCCTGAAGGGTGATTCCGGCGGAATAACAGTTGCAACAACGAGACCCGAAACCATGCTCGGCGATGTTGCGGTTGCGGTGAACCCCACCGATGAACGCTACCTCGGCTTGATTGGGAAAACCCTCATACTCCCCCTTGTCGAACGCGAAATACCGGTAATAGCCGATGATTTTGTCGATCCCGGGTTCGGCACCGGCGCGGTGAAAGTCACGCCCGCGCATGATCCCAACGATTTCGAGATCGGGCTCCGGCATAAGCTCGAGCCGATTGTGGTCATGAACGGGGACGGCACCATGAACGGCATGGCCGGCGCGGACTACGACGGCCTGCCCCGCGAGCAGGCTCGCGAAAAAGTGATCGCCGACCTCCGCGAGCGCGGACTTCTCGTGAAAATCGAAAATCACACCCATTCCGTGGGCCACTGCTACCGATGCCACACGATTACCGAGCCGTACCTTTCGACTCAGTGGTTCGTGCGGATGAAGGAGCTCGCCCGCCCTGCCATCGAGGTGGTGAAGGACGGAAGGGTAACGTTTCACCCCGACCGCTGGACCAAGGTCTACCTCAACTGGATGGAGAATATCCGCGACTGGTGCATCTCCCGTCAGCTCTGGTGGGGGCACAGGATACCGGTTTATTACTGCGGCTCGTGCGACCATGTGATGGTTTCCCGTGAGCCCGTAAAGGTATGCACCGCATGCGGCGGGACCGATATCATCCGCGACCCGGATGTGCTCGATACGTGGTTCAGCTCATGGCTGTGGCCGTTCTCGACATTCGGCTGGCCGGAGAATACACCGGAGCTGAGGGCGTTTTATCCGACGAGTACGCTTTCCACGGCGCCGGAGATCATCTTTTTCTGGGTGGCGCGTATGATCATGGCCGGGCTTGAATTCATGGGCGACATTCCGTTTTCACAGGTCTACCTTCACGGCACCGTGCGGGACGACCTCGGCCGCAAAATGTCAAAATCGCTCGGAAACGGAGTCGACCCGCTCGAGGTTATCGACACTCACGGCGCCGATGCGCTCCGTTTCAGCATCATCAATATCACCTCCCAGGGTCAGGATGTGTATATCTCATATACCCGTAAGGGAGAAAAACAGCAGAAAGATCACAATACGTTCGATATCGGCCGTAACTTCTCCAATAAAATCTGGAACGCGGCGCGCCTGATTCTTACGCTTGCAGAGGGCCCGATTGAGCCGGTGGATGATGTCGAGCCAGAAATTGCCGACCGGTGGATACTGTCGAAATACAACCACACCATAAAATCCATCACCGAATCGCTCGATGCTTTCCGGTTCAACGATGCCGCCCATGTGATCTACGATTTTATCTGGCATGATTTCTGTGACTGGTATCTCGAAATAATCAAACCCCGCGTGGCGCAGGGCGGAAAGGACAAGGCTTATGTTCTCGGCAGCGCCGCCCGGATACTGGCGGGTTCGATGCAGCTCCTCCATCCCGTCATGCCGTTCATTACCGAGGAAATCTGGCAGCGTCTCACTGATGCGCTTGGCGTCGATAAAGCGCCGAGTATCATGGTTTCACGGTGGCCTGAAGCGGAGGACACTCTCATCGACCTGAGCGCGGAAGAACACATGGAATCGGTCAAATCGCTGATCACGGTCATCCGTACGATACGGAACGAAATGAACGTGCCGCTCGGACAGAAAGCCGATGTGATCGTTGCTCCGGCTGACGACACCCTGAAATCAGTGTTTTTCGATAACCGGGCGTATATTCTCGATCTTGCGAAAGTCGGTAACCTGCGCCTCGACAGCACCGCTGCCAGGCCTCCGAAATCCGCCGCGGGAATTTCGGAAAAAAACGAGGTTTTTGTCCTTCTCGAGGGTTTAATCGATATCGGGTTCGAGCGCACGAGGCTCGAAAAAGAAATCAATCGCCGCAGCACATTCATCAGGAGCATCGAAAACAAGCTCCGGAACGAAGGATTTCTCTCCAAGGCTCCGCAAGAGGTTATCCAGCAGGAGCGTCGCAAGTTAGAGGATTCACGCGAAGAGCTTAAAAAGCTCGAGGTGAATCTGGCATCGCTCGGGGATTGA
- the ahcY gene encoding adenosylhomocysteinase, with protein MPYEVKDIKLADQGQKNIEWAERQMGALLKIRERFEKEKPLAGHKIGLALHITKETAALVKTLLAGGAEVAITSCNPLSTQDDVAAALAVDGVPTYGYKGESVDDYYRFIKAVLDFGPDITIDDGCDLVTAVHLDRKDLIGTMVCGCEETTTGIIRLKSMEKEGALLYPIIAVNDCDTKHLMDNYYGTGQSTIDGILRASNILITGKTVVIVGYGNCGKGVSLRAKGLGANVIVTEVKPFRALQAAMDGFRVMKMEDAAPLGDVFITVTGDLHVITVDHIRKMKAGAILANSGHFDNEIDVKGLHKAASSHRTIRFLFDEYIVGGKPVYLCGEGRLVNLACAEGHPSTVMAMSFCDQALGVEYGIRNQGKLKPGVHTLPAELDIHVAELQLEAMGVAIDVLTPEQVKYLNSWQEGT; from the coding sequence ATGCCTTACGAAGTAAAAGACATCAAGCTTGCGGACCAGGGTCAAAAAAATATCGAATGGGCTGAACGGCAGATGGGTGCTCTCCTGAAAATCAGGGAGCGTTTTGAAAAAGAAAAACCGCTTGCCGGTCATAAGATCGGTCTCGCACTGCATATAACGAAGGAAACGGCCGCGCTGGTGAAAACGCTGCTTGCCGGCGGCGCAGAGGTTGCCATCACATCGTGTAATCCGCTTTCGACTCAGGATGATGTCGCTGCCGCTCTTGCTGTCGACGGCGTTCCGACATACGGATACAAGGGCGAATCGGTGGACGATTACTATCGTTTCATCAAGGCCGTTCTCGATTTCGGCCCCGATATCACGATCGATGACGGCTGCGATCTGGTAACCGCGGTTCATCTTGACCGTAAAGACCTCATCGGGACCATGGTTTGCGGCTGCGAAGAAACGACAACAGGGATCATCCGCCTTAAATCCATGGAAAAGGAAGGGGCTCTCCTCTACCCCATCATTGCGGTGAATGACTGCGACACCAAACATCTCATGGATAACTACTATGGAACCGGTCAGTCGACGATAGACGGCATTCTCAGGGCTTCGAACATACTGATTACCGGTAAAACGGTCGTGATTGTCGGCTACGGGAACTGCGGTAAAGGAGTATCGCTCCGCGCGAAGGGTCTCGGCGCTAATGTCATCGTCACCGAGGTCAAACCCTTCAGGGCACTCCAGGCGGCCATGGACGGTTTCCGGGTAATGAAAATGGAAGATGCGGCCCCGCTCGGCGATGTTTTCATCACCGTAACCGGGGATCTCCATGTCATCACCGTCGATCATATACGGAAGATGAAAGCCGGCGCGATTCTCGCCAATTCGGGTCACTTCGATAACGAAATCGATGTCAAGGGCCTTCATAAGGCAGCATCCTCACACAGAACCATACGATTCCTGTTCGACGAATATATCGTTGGGGGAAAACCGGTTTATCTGTGCGGTGAGGGCAGGCTTGTGAACCTTGCCTGTGCCGAGGGGCATCCTTCGACTGTTATGGCAATGTCGTTCTGCGACCAGGCACTCGGCGTGGAATACGGTATCAGAAATCAGGGAAAACTCAAGCCGGGTGTTCATACACTCCCAGCCGAGCTGGACATACATGTGGCAGAGCTTCAACTGGAAGCGATGGGGGTTGCCATCGATGTCCTGACACCCGAACAGGTTAAATACCTTAATTCATGGCAGGAAGGAACCTGA